In Vanessa atalanta chromosome 3, ilVanAtal1.2, whole genome shotgun sequence, one genomic interval encodes:
- the LOC125076905 gene encoding uncharacterized protein LOC125076905, which translates to MKDEAGKVLCRDEEIKERWKIHFEKLMNEENDWNGILQEAQVNKGLVREISMDEIMTAVKSMKNGKALGPGDIPVEVWKVLKTEGYIWSRDNGRCFCTSPILREVQTCSQEPAHGVLDLEKAYDRVPREVLWWALKEKGLPGKYVELVRAMYRGSCTYVGSSASSVWL; encoded by the exons ATGAAAGATGAGGCTGGTAAGGTGTTATGCAGAgatgaggaaataaaagagCGGTGGAAGATTCATTTTGAAAAGCTTATGAATGAAGAGAATGACTGGAATGGAATACTCCAAGAGGCACAAGTAAATAAGGGATTAGTAAGAGAAATAAGCATGGATGAGATAATGACAGCAGTCAAAAGCATGAAAAATGGGAAGGCTTTGGGTCCAGGTGACATACCAGTTGAAGTATGGAAGGTGTTGAAGACTGAGGGATATATATG GTCGAGGGACAATGGACGCTGTTTTTGCACTTCGCCAATTTTGAGAGAAGTACAGACGTGCTCACAAGAACCTGCACATGGTGTTCTTGATCTCGAGAAAGCCTATGATAGGGTGCCTCGTGAAGTGTTATGGTGGgcattgaaagagaaaggtttGCCTGGGAAGTATGTGGAGTTAGTCCGTGCTATGTACAGGGGATCCTGTACCTACGTCGGATCGTCTGCCAGTTCAGTGTGGCTGTAG
- the LOC125076846 gene encoding FAD-dependent oxidoreductase domain-containing protein 1-like yields MNFSRILTKNIKKYIVLSNRNYAKFVNPFTRTWDTINNEIKSGFKQQSDYPEHADVVIIGGGFIGSSVAYWLKNRAGEGLSVAVIEKDTTYEMCQNMHSHGIITQHYSLPENIYLSQYSADFLRNIKKNLKEDVDIEFKPHGTLILASEKYASKLEENVSLQKEFGISNKILTVEEIERLYPWINTSDIKLGCISKESEGAFNSQSLLKGLIQKTQELGATYLKSEVIDFEMNPQQDILMEGVAPGSFKKINRLVYRTEDNQEIFLKFAVCVVAAGSDSESVAKLANIGTGGGLLSVPLPIEKREYNVYSIENEGSRMSFGLNTPFIMDTSGLWLKRDGLQKKLICGQIPLIKQDKNISNSDILYSSLHNRYPESVKSEVKPISTDFIDCNTYDDTGILGPHPYHTNLFFATGFSRQGVQHSPGIGRAVAELIIDCQFTTIDLSRFGFDRILIDEPLIESNVY; encoded by the exons ATGAATTTTTCgagaattttaactaaaaatattaaaaaatatatcgtattatCTAATCGGAACTATGCTAAATTTGTAAATCCATTTACAAGAACGTGGGATAcaataaataacgaaataaagTCAGGCTTTAAACAACAGTCTGATTATCCTGAACATGCAGATGTTGTTATAATAGGGGGTGGTTTTATAGGATCCTCTGTAGCATATTGGCTAAAAAACAGAGCAGGTGAGGGGCTATCTGTTGCTGTTATAGAAAAAGACACTACA TATGAAATGTGCCAGAACATGCATTCCCATGGAATCATTACTCAACATTACTCTTTGCctgagaatatttatttatcacaataTAGTGCTGACTTtttgagaaatataaaaaaaaatttgaaagaaGATGTGGATATTGAATTTAAACCACATGGTACTTTAATACTTGCAAGTGAAAAGTATGCTTCTAAGTTGGAGGAAAATGTTTCACTGCAAAAAGAATTTGGTATAAGTAACAAAATACTAACAGTTGAAGAAATAGAGAGACTGTATCCGTGGATCAACACATCTGATATTAAATtgg GTTGTATTAGTAAAGAATCAGAAGGTGCATTCAACTCACAAAGTTTGTTAAAAggattaatacaaaaaacacaGGAACTTGGTGCTACTTATTTAAAATCGGAAGTGATTGATTTTGAAATGAATCCTCAACAAGATATTTTAATGGAAGGTGTTGCACCAGggtcgtttaaaaaaattaatagactAGTGTACAGAACTGAGGAcaatcaagaaatatttttaaagtttgcaGTTTGTGTTGTAGCTGCTGGTTCTGATTCAGAATCTGTAGCAAAATTGGCAAATATTGGGACAGGTGGTGGCCTATTGTCTGTGCCTTTGCCAATTGAAAAGAG GGAGTACAATGtatattcaattgaaaatgAAGGTAGCAGAATGTCATTTGGTTTAAATACTCCTTTCATAATGGATACCAGTGGTTTATGGTTAAAAAGAGATGgactacaaaaaaaattaatatgtggGCAAATTCCTCTTATAAAACAggacaaaaatatatctaacagTGATATTCTTTATTCTTCATTACACAATAGATACCCAGAAAGTGTAAAGTCCGAG GTTAAACCTATTTCAACagattttattgattgtaataCCTATGATGACACTGGTATTTTAGGCCCTCACCCATACCACACAAATCTATTTTTTGCAACAGGCTTTAGTAGACaag GTGTTCAACATTCTCCAGGAATTGGTAGAGCTGTTGCTGAATTAATTATAGATTGTCAGTTTACAACAATTGATCTATCAAGATTTGGGTTTGATAGAATATTAATAGATGAACCTTTGATAGAATCCAATGTATATTAg
- the LOC125076848 gene encoding calcium load-activated calcium channel — MWGDSLLIVFISICTAFLGEGLTWILVYRTEKYQKLKVEVERQSKKLEKRKEAHGDSLDKQHKKKIEREEERLKNNNRDLSLVKMKSMFAIGFAFTALLSMFNSIFDGRVVAKLPFYPISWIQGLSHRNLPGDDYTDCSFIFLYILCTMSIRQNIQKLLGFAPSRAASKQGGALFAAPPAQFK; from the exons ATGTGGGGCGATTCCTTGTTAATAGTCTTTATTTCAATATGCACTGCATTTTTAGGAGAAG gaTTGACCTGGATTTTAGTATATCGAACCGAAAAATACCAGAAACTAAAAGTTGAAGTTGAGCGCCAAAGCaaaaaac TGGAAAAGCGGAAGGAAGCACATGGAGATTCTTTAGATAAGcaacataagaaaaaaattgaacgAGAAGAAGAAAGgcttaaaaacaacaatagAGATCTTTCTTTGGTTAAGATGAAGTCAATGTTTGCAATTGGTTTTGCATTCACAGCATTGCTGAGCATGTTCAATAGCat atttgatgGAAGAGTTGTTGCTAAGCTCCCTTTCTACCCTATTTCCTGGATTCAGGGATTGAGTCACAGAAATTTACCAGGAGATGACTACACTGATTgctcatttatatttctttacattttatgCACTATGAGCATAAG gcaAAATATTCAAAAGCTATTAGGATTTGCTCCATCACGTGCAGCTTCTAAGCAAGGAGGTGCTTTATTTGCAGCCCCACCAGcccaatttaaatag